From a single Rosa rugosa chromosome 7, drRosRugo1.1, whole genome shotgun sequence genomic region:
- the LOC133722381 gene encoding uncharacterized protein LOC133722381 isoform X3, translated as MPRLEVAWHLINSNCKLLIIGVALVVILLIILITKHPKNYLHPTRITSGAAALVFSAFYIMYLFLPLQWIGMNAMLVYVMAAEGIFARFINGWYYKDPHNTLIYWIQKHIFVGIWHSRRVGIPLYVIFAKILFWGIVAGILHWGLYRAYSADASKRCAGPFIYQVRSQLTPTKSGPNFVMHCSTSLTTSAR; from the exons ATGCCTAGACTTGAAGTGGCATGGCatttaataaattcaaattgtaAGTTATTGATCATTGGTGTTGCACTTGTGGTGATTCTGTTGATCATTCTCATCACCAAACACCCAAAGAATTACCTACACCCAACACGCATAACATCTGGAGCAGCAGCTTTGGTGTTTTCAGCCTTCTACATCATG TACCTGTTTCTCCCTCTGCAATGGATTGGCATGAATGCTATGCTTGTCTACGTTATGGCAGCTGAAGGCATCTTTGCAAGGTTCATCAACGGGTGGTATTACAAGGACCCCCATAATACGCTA ATATATTGGATCCAGAAGCACATTTTTGTTGGGATTTGGCATTCAAGGAGAGTAGGCATTCCACTCTATGTAATCTTCGCAAAGATCTTGTTTTGGGGCATTGTCGCTGGCATTTTGCATTG GGGTCTTTACCGAGCTTATTCAGCAGATGCAAGTAAAAGGTGCGCAG GACCTTTTATATACCAAGTCAGAAGCCAACTGACGCCAACCAAGTCAGGACCAAATTTTGTGATGCATTGCAGTACCTCTCTTACGACTTCAG CCAGATAA
- the LOC133722381 gene encoding uncharacterized protein LOC133722381 isoform X1, whose product MPRLEVAWHLINSNCKLLIIGVALVVILLIILITKHPKNYLHPTRITSGAAALVFSAFYIMYLFLPLQWIGMNAMLVYVMAAEGIFARFINGWYYKDPHNTLIYWIQKHIFVGIWHSRRVGIPLYVIFAKILFWGIVAGILHWGLYRAYSADASKRCAGPFIYQVRSQLTPTKSGPNFVMHCSTSLTTSDKNDKDLDRASERQDLEGKELKQETTLHELELVAVHALHELVSLVHSHVNAAGQYDFE is encoded by the exons ATGCCTAGACTTGAAGTGGCATGGCatttaataaattcaaattgtaAGTTATTGATCATTGGTGTTGCACTTGTGGTGATTCTGTTGATCATTCTCATCACCAAACACCCAAAGAATTACCTACACCCAACACGCATAACATCTGGAGCAGCAGCTTTGGTGTTTTCAGCCTTCTACATCATG TACCTGTTTCTCCCTCTGCAATGGATTGGCATGAATGCTATGCTTGTCTACGTTATGGCAGCTGAAGGCATCTTTGCAAGGTTCATCAACGGGTGGTATTACAAGGACCCCCATAATACGCTA ATATATTGGATCCAGAAGCACATTTTTGTTGGGATTTGGCATTCAAGGAGAGTAGGCATTCCACTCTATGTAATCTTCGCAAAGATCTTGTTTTGGGGCATTGTCGCTGGCATTTTGCATTG GGGTCTTTACCGAGCTTATTCAGCAGATGCAAGTAAAAGGTGCGCAG GACCTTTTATATACCAAGTCAGAAGCCAACTGACGCCAACCAAGTCAGGACCAAATTTTGTGATGCATTGCAGTACCTCTCTTACGACTTCAG ATAAGAACGACAAGGATTTGGATCGGGCGAGTGAGAGGCAGGATCTTGAAGGAAAAGAGCTAAAGCAAGAAACTACTTTGCATGAACTGGAGCTGGTTGCCGTCCATGCTCTTCATGAACTTGTTTCTTTAGTTCACAGTCATGTCAATGCTGCAGGGCAATatgattttgagtaa
- the LOC133722381 gene encoding uncharacterized protein LOC133722381 isoform X2, whose translation MPRLEVAWHLINSNCKLLIIGVALVVILLIILITKHPKNYLHPTRITSGAAALVFSAFYIMIYWIQKHIFVGIWHSRRVGIPLYVIFAKILFWGIVAGILHWGLYRAYSADASKRCAGPFIYQVRSQLTPTKSGPNFVMHCSTSLTTSDKNDKDLDRASERQDLEGKELKQETTLHELELVAVHALHELVSLVHSHVNAAGQYDFE comes from the exons ATGCCTAGACTTGAAGTGGCATGGCatttaataaattcaaattgtaAGTTATTGATCATTGGTGTTGCACTTGTGGTGATTCTGTTGATCATTCTCATCACCAAACACCCAAAGAATTACCTACACCCAACACGCATAACATCTGGAGCAGCAGCTTTGGTGTTTTCAGCCTTCTACATCATG ATATATTGGATCCAGAAGCACATTTTTGTTGGGATTTGGCATTCAAGGAGAGTAGGCATTCCACTCTATGTAATCTTCGCAAAGATCTTGTTTTGGGGCATTGTCGCTGGCATTTTGCATTG GGGTCTTTACCGAGCTTATTCAGCAGATGCAAGTAAAAGGTGCGCAG GACCTTTTATATACCAAGTCAGAAGCCAACTGACGCCAACCAAGTCAGGACCAAATTTTGTGATGCATTGCAGTACCTCTCTTACGACTTCAG ATAAGAACGACAAGGATTTGGATCGGGCGAGTGAGAGGCAGGATCTTGAAGGAAAAGAGCTAAAGCAAGAAACTACTTTGCATGAACTGGAGCTGGTTGCCGTCCATGCTCTTCATGAACTTGTTTCTTTAGTTCACAGTCATGTCAATGCTGCAGGGCAATatgattttgagtaa
- the LOC133721665 gene encoding GDP-mannose 3,5-epimerase 1: MGSAGESGYGAYTYEALEREHYWPSEKLRISITGAGGFIASHIARRLKNEGHYIIASDWKKNEHMSEDMFCHEFHLVDLRVMDNCLKVTKDVDHVFNLAADMGGMGFIQSNHSVIMYNNTMISFNMLEAARISGVKRLFYASSACIYPEFKQLETNVSLKEADAWPAEPQDAYGLEKLATEELCKHYTKDFGIECRIGRFHNIYGPFGTWKGGREKAPAAFCRKALTSTDKFEMWGDGLQTRSFTFIDECVEGVLRLTKSDFREPVNIGSDEMVSMNEMAEIVLSFENKKLPIQHIPGPEGVRGRNSDNTLIKEKLGWAPTMRLKDGLRFTYFWIKEQIEKEKAQGTDLSLYGSSKVVGTQAPVQLGSLRAADGKE, encoded by the exons ATGGGAAGTGCTGGTGAAAGTGGTTATGGTGCATACACCTATGAGGCTCTTGAGAGGGAGCATTATTGGCCCTCAGAAAAACTCCGAATTTCCATTACTGGGGCTGGTGGCTTTATTGCCTCCCACATTGCCCGCCGATTGAAGAATGAGGGCCACTACATTATTGCCTCTGACTGGAAGAAGAATGAGCACATGAGTGAAGACATGTTCTGCCATGAATTCCATCTTGTGGACCTCAGGGTCATGGATAACTGCTTGAAGGTTACCAAGGATGTCGATCATGTGTTCAACCTTGCTGCTGATATGGGCGGCATGGGATTCATTCAGTCCAACCACTCTGTCATTATGTACAATAATACCATGATCAGCTTTAACATGCTGGAAGCTGCTAGGATCAGTGGAGTGAAAAG GTTATTCTATGCTTCCAGTGCTTGTATTTATCCCGAGTTTAAGCAGCTGGAAACCAATGTGAGCTTGAAGGAGGCTGATGCCTGGCCTGCAGAG CCTCAAGATGCTTATGGCTTAGAGAAACTTGCAACTGAGGAGTTGTGCAAGCACTACACCAAAGACTTTGGAATCGAATGCCGTATTGGTAGGTTCCACAACATCTATGGTCCTTTCGGAACCTGGAAAG GGGGCAGGGAGAAGGCTCCTGCTGCTTTCTGCAGAAAGGCTCTCACTTCCACTGATAAGTTTGAGATGTGGGGAGATGGACTCCAGACCCGATCCTTCACCTTTATTGATGAATGTGTTGAAGGTGTACTCCG GTTGACAAAATCCGACTTCCGTGAGCCAGTGAATATTGGAAGCGATGAGATGGTTAGCATGAATGAGATGGCTGAGATTGTTCTTAGCTTTGAGAACAAGAAGCTGCCTATTCAGCACATTCCTGGGCCTGAGGGTGTCCGTGGTCGTAACTCTGACAACACCCTGATCAAAGAGAAACTTGGCTGGGCTCCTACCATGAGGCTGAAG GATGGACTGAGGTTTACATACTTCTGGATCAAGGAACagattgagaaagagaaagcACAAGGTACTGATCTGTCGCTTTATGGGTCATCTAAGGTGGTGGGAACTCAAGCCCCAGTTCAACTTGGTTCACTTCGTGCCGCTGATGGCAAAGAGTGA
- the LOC133722434 gene encoding uncharacterized protein LOC133722434 — MSDGALTVLDGTHLRAVDLSLPDSDVILTGGHVLDLADSKASSSLFGLSLPQGLKSSALKRVNVQDDDVFRQAELDRHQALKLAGDYIAAIADELKDDPLVISILDGNTIRLFLEDEDDFAMLAENLFTDLDAEDVGKINKSAIRSALVQMGVEMGVPPASEFPPLSDILTKHEANGEEELGQAQFAELLQPILQELAEALAKKNVVLIQNIKIVNGSKLRKLLADEKQLNNVVEKILQGKKDDLRSAEVIRSYLEKNGLELGLPPSEGDEAVAILYDLVFAELKEDKSALKEGEDKFENLVKKILEKLAEQLEANPVFHDTEH, encoded by the exons atGTCCGACGGAGCTTTAACGGTCCTCGACGGCACTCACCTGAGAGCCGTCgacctctctctccccgactctGACGTCATCCTGACCGGAGGTCACGTGCTGGACCTCGCCGACTCCAAAGCCTCTTCGTCTCTCTTCGGCCTGTCCTTGCCTCAGGGACTCAAGTCCTCTGCTTTGAAACGCGTCAATGTCCAAGACGACGACGTTTTCCGTCAAGCCGAGCTCGATCGCCACCAGGCTCTGAAGCTCGCCGGCGACTACATCGCCGCGATCGCCGATGAGTTGAAAG ATGATCCGCTTGTCATATCTATCTTGGATGGAAACACGATTCGGCTGTTTTTGGAGGATGAGGATGACTTTGCAATGCTAGCGGAGAATCTGTTCACTGATCTTGATGCAGAAGATGTAGGAAAGATCAACAAGAGCGCGATCCGGAGTGCGCTGGTTCAGATGGGAGTTGAGATGGGTGTCCCTCCCGCTTCAG AATTTCCTCCACTAAGTGATATCTTGACGAAACATGAAGCTAATGGGGAAGAAGAACTAGGCCAAGCACAATTTGCTGAATTACTCCAGCCTATCCTACAAGAACTTGCAGAGGCCCTGGCAAAAAAGAATGTTGTTCTTATACAGAACATCAAGATTGTGAATGGTTCTAAGCTGAGAAAG CTTTTAGCCGATGAGAAGCAATTGAACAATGTCGTAGAGAAGATATTGCAAGGGAAGAAGGATGACTTGAGGAGTGCAGAAGTAATCAGGAGTTATCTTGAGAAAAATGGGCTAGAGTTGGGGTTGCCACCATCTGAAGGTGACGAGGCAGTGGCTATTTTATATGATCTAGTGTTTGCTGAGCTTAAGGAAGACAAGAGTGCTCTGAAAGAAGGCGAAGATAAATTTGAAAATCTTGTGAAGAAGATCCTTGAGAAACTTGCGGAGCAGCTAGAAGCTAATCCTGTATTTCATGATACTGAGCACTGA